In the genome of Phragmites australis chromosome 9, lpPhrAust1.1, whole genome shotgun sequence, the window CAAAGGGAAGGTCCATACAAAGTGGGAGCAATCATCAAGGATGACTAAATAGTATTTAAAACCCGACACACTTGGAATGGGAGATGTCCACAAATCGCAATGAATAAGCTCAAAATTGGCCGTAGCCCTAGTGAAGGTAGTAGTAAATGGTAAACGAACATGACGACCTAATTGGCAAGCGTGGCACATGGAGGTGGGGCCTTTTGGTGGAGGAATGACTGACGCATGTGCCAGGCGGGTGAGAGCTTCGTGACCAAGATGTCCAAGCCGGCGGTGCCAAAGATCGGTGTTGGACGCGGTGGCGACAAAGGCACGGGCGGAGGTGGCCGAAGAGTAAGCGTCCGCCGGAAGGGGGTACAGGTCGCCAGGGCTATTGCACCTGACGATCTCGGTCTTGGTTTGATAGTCCTTCACAGAAAGGCCAAAAGGGTCAAGTTCGACAGAGCACCAATTATCACGAGAGAAACGACGTGCGGAAATAAGGCTTTTAATGATGTCAGGAGAGAACAAAACATTATTAAGCACAAAGGAACGGTTAGGGTAGTGTAAATGAGCACGACCAACGGAAGTAATGAGAAGCAAGGAGCCATTGCCAACTACTATGTGTGAGGGAGTGGTTGGGTTAGGACggtgagaggaggagagggtacCGGCATCCGATGTCATATGAGCGGAGGCGCCCGAGTCCATATACCATTCAGTTGACGGCGGTGGAGTCAAGACGGCGGTGTTGTAGGCGCTTGCCAGCACCTGCGGGTCCCAGTGAGAGGGACCAGACCACAGGTGTTGTGCCGGAGCCGGGACGGAGTGCGGCGTGGAGGGAGGCGCTGCATACTGTGCTGGGCCTGCCTGTGAGGCAAAAGCCGGCTGGGCCGCGGCCTGGAAGCCAGACGGCCCAGCAAAGTGCGCCCCTGCAGCCCCAGCGAACGGCGCGGTGAGGCCTGCGTAGTTGGGCCGAGCACCGAGCAAACCTGGACCGTGGCCCATCGGGCCCGGCCACATTTGGATAGAGCCGGTCCAGGGGTTATAGGGGGTGGGCCAGACTGTCTGTTGGGCTGAGTTGCCCTGGCCACCCCCGTGCGCAGGCGTCGAAGAGGATGAGCTGCCGCCGCCACTGCTGTTACCCCTGCCGCCGCTGCTGTTacccccgccgccgctgccgccgcgcccgcgccggcggTTGCGGGAGTTGTTAGAGGAGTTGGTGGCTTGGGGACGAGCAGGGCCGGCAGAGGTCGCGACGAAGGCCGTCGCCGGCGTGCCTTGGGTCGTACCGCCGCGGGTGAGTTCGTCGAGGAGGAGCAGGGAGCGGGCCTCCGTGAAGGTGGGGAAGGGGGACCGCATGGGCAGCAGCGAGCGCAGATTGTCGAATCGGTCGCTCAAGCCGCCGATGAGCTGGAGCACCATGGTCCGATCGGCGACGGGCTCGCCGAGATCAGCGAGCGTGTCGGCCATAGTCTTGAGTCGACGGCAATAATCGCCGATGGAGAGGTCGCCCTGGGAGAACGCGTGGAACTCCGCCGTCAGGTTGATTATGCGGCGCTCGCTGTTGCCGTGGAAGAGAAGCTCGAGCTCGCGCCAGACCGATCTCGCCATCGCGGTGCCGGACATGACCTCCTGAAGCAGCTCGGGGGAGATCGAGCCGTAGAGCCACGTGAGGACGACGCAGTCCATCTGCGTCCAGTCCGCGCGGTCAAGGGGAGGGTTGTCGGAGAAGACGTGCTCCGTGAGGGCATACTTGCCGAGGACGACGAGGAAGAGGCCACGCCACCGAGAGTAGTTGCCGGCGGCGAGGTCAAGGGTGACGGGGACGATTGCTTTGACGTTGAGAACGGCCACGGCCTGTGCGTGCAGCGCGGACAGGGCCTCGTCGTCGAGCGCGGCGGGAGGGGAGCCGCCGGGTGCCCCGTGCGGCGTATGGTGCGTCGCGCTGGCCGGAGATGCCTGGACAGACAAGCGGGCGAGGAGCGCCGTGAGTTCCGGCGGCAGCGTTACAGTGGGCGTGACGGCAGGAGACGTGGCGTCGGAGGCGCGTGGGAGCAGTTCGTCGAGGAGAGGAGCGAGAACCGCGCGCGCCGCGACAGAAGCTTTGGCCGCGGCGTCGTCCGCGACGGCGGAGGCCGTGGCGTCGTCGACCTGCAGGCCAGGGGCGGGGGCGAAGGACTCGCGCACCGCAGCGGCGATTTTCTTGATCGTGTTGTCAAGCACAGCcgcagaggagagggaggaagaagaggtggaCATGGCGGCGGCAGGGAGCGCCGGCCGGCCGTGAAGGTGGAAGAAGAGGCGGAAGCGTAGGATCTAGGCTGATACCATGAGAGCTTGATGGACTCAACGCAATAGATTGAATTGATATGATGCGGGGTACATATAGTGCTAACCTTCCGAGATTGCCTCAACCGCTTATAGAACAATATCGGGAGAGATCTCAGGAAGGAAGGCAAGAGATATCCAAATACAACCGATTCTAACAGATCAGTCACATAACGGGTTAAACAGAAATTTTACCTGAAATTTCAATGCCGCGTCGGGGTTCCCTGGATTCTTGTCCGGATGCACCAGCTTCGCCTGAAGGAAAGAGGCACCCAACAATTTACGAGGTGAGCTCAGTAGCTATCTGTCCTCATCACTGCATCTAACTGAAGAGATCACCAAGACGTCGTAGTAGGCGCGGTCCTTCGCCATGGCAGGCAGCTCCTGGATCTCGCCGCACGCAACAACGAAGCTACGCAGTGTGAACACCAAGAAACAGCGGACGCTATCGGAGATGGAGAAATCAGAGCAGAGACTAACCAGCAGGGAGGATTTGATGCCAAGATTGGTGGAGGCTGAGTAGAACAGAATCGAATCATAGGATTTGGGGAAATTTTCGGCGAGAGAGGGGAATTTAACTTTTTGCCATTTATGACACACGCCAAAATGGCACTCTACCGTTACACTTCTGAGTCTTTTGCCGAACCTTCTTtcatctcaaagaaaaatgcATCCAAGCTTTGCCTAACATCAATCTGCACAGATGCAAATGCCCACTGAACTGAACTATCCTCCTACAGTTGGTTTAAGTGCAAGCAGGATTGTCAGCTTGAATCGCCTCTCCTCCATTACCAAAGCTTCTTTCATGTTGCCGTCCTTGAGAGTGTAAACTCAAAGAGCGAGTAGTCATGTCTCTTTAGTTGGCAACAACTGGAGTCAAGCATTTACATTTGCAGTTCGTATGCTGCATGTTTGCTTCATCCTTCCTGCTTCCTAGTACAGTACTAGTGTATTAAGTATTTACTGATACAGTTGTTTGTTTTCAGAAAAGATTAAGCGGCAACTGCTCCAACAGGGACACCTTAATTGCCTCAAGCTAACGGCAGGCAAAATGTTCAGTATAAAATTGTTAGTGTTCATCCTTTTCTCTAAAAAGAACTGTTAGTGtttcatttgaggtcattaTCCTATAAATCTATTTCGTAGTGGAATCTGTATGTACCCCCGCTATGGCGAACGGGTGCAGGCGTTATTCTGTGCGTACCTACCATTCCTTGAAAAATTCTTGGCCTTCTTGTCCCCTGTATCTATGCATGGATCACAAGGCAATTTGTTtattcatttgaaaaaaaaccTTTGTCTGGAACCAGTCGGGTTTGTAAGTCCCTTTCTTGATTGAATGAAACAAAGATTTTGCTAGTGATTGTTATGGGAAGTGTCTTCTATTATAATATCAAAATATGGTCAAGTTCATGAATTATTGTACTATTACGTGGCTTTGAACAGCTTAGTTGCTGCCAGACAGCTATTCAACCGTTTTTATAGATCAAAATTCAGCATATCCACATCACAATGAAGTGAGATTGGAACATTCAACCAATTATATCCTTTGCGTCTCCATCATCAGTAAAACTATGAATTCACTCAATGGATATTCTATACGCAAGTTTGGCATAGTATTTTCTTACTTCCCTTTCACAATTGTTTGGACTATTTGTCCACAAAGAATGAAGaggaatatatttttataaacaaAATCAGTGGTGTACAAATTCAGCCAAGTTTGGCCATATACTACAAAGCATCATGTGTTTCTTGCTTATGgtaatatatcatttttaatcCCTTTTGTGCTTTATGCTTTGATCAGATTACACTGTAAACTTGTTTCATTTGCCAACAACCTGTTCCCGTGCGTGTGATGTGATGACAGCCAAAAATGCTTTAACATGGTTCACGGCTGATTGCAATCAGTGCAACAACTAAAGATAGGCAAGTAAGTAGCAAACCAGTCCTCAAAAAAAGTAGATGGCAAACCATCGATGGAACGGATGCATAGGCATGGACAAAAAGTTTCCAAGATGCCAACTCCATTGATATGCCCATTTGTTTGGTCACTGCTGGATTGATGCCAACAGAAAACACAGGACAACGAGCACTTGAATGGGTTCCTTTAGCTTAGCTGCTTGTTCTTTAGCTGAAGAGAGAACAATGGTACTATGGTAGGCTAATGTGCCGGTAGTACTATCTAGTATCAACTATGCATTTGAATTCTGAACAAGAAACTACTGCTGTCTTAACAGTAATTCCATTTAGAATTCAAAGTTGTGGTGCCTGATTgagacatgaattactatgcaTGGTGATGCCATCTATGAGCAAACCACACCCATGTACCTATCCGAGGCGGCTAATATTAGGCATTTTTCGTTCTGTTCAAGAGCAGGGAACTATTAACAAAATCAGTTGTTATTCTAGCTAACAATTTAAACTGAAATATACTCACTATTCTAGCTATACTGCATTTTGGTAAAACAACATAGCAACAGTGCAACTTATCAAGGAAAACAGCAAACAGCAAATACTACCTACGTAATAACACAGCAGACAAATCAACCTAAGCACTGCATAACTTGAAAAACTGCAGGTAATCTCAGTAGGGGCCTCCCCACTGTTCCCGGTCCAAAAAAATGCATGTAATGccctcaaaaaaagaaaagaaaagaaaaaactgcaGGTACTCCCATGATAAAAACAAAAGGATTAGAACGTAGAAGTGGTCTATAACATTTGGGCCACATACCctgttttttatttatagatCGAATATACGAAGAAATTCCactccaaaaatatttttttgaactGTTCCCTAAATAATAATCATGGAATAATCAGCGGCTGTAGATCAGGGTGGagttgtccaactcctccaacTAATCACCTAGTCTGACCTGACCTGGCCAAACCCTCCTCCATGCCTCGCATCAGCGGCACATGTTCTTGGACGCGGTCTACGGTTTACGTCCACTGCGCGCGGTCTACAGGTACGCCTAGGTAACCTGGTAATCGTGTTTATAAGttgcaaaaaatataaatattatatacgataatattaaatataaacttAAGTTATTGAGATATAATTATGTTATGTGAGTATTGCCGAACAAATATGTCGAGAGGTATATCGTAGTTTGATTCGGATAGGATAAATAATGAGAAAGAGATTATCTGGtaatttttctcctaattttatttttatttttattagtaaaataagtcTTATATCTGTAGTTAGTAATAAGATAGAAAGATTAGAGAATAAAAGGAGATGTTAaaaatgagtaaattatttaaattttataaatttttattaaataagagGAGAAAAGAGGAAGCGATGGTATAAGAATTAAcacatattttatataatagagacTTACCGAATGCCGAGAGATACTGGGTGCACCAAGTCCATGGACCAAGACGTAATGCAGATGCAGCTTAACTGTTCGACTGTTCGAGTCTCTGCACCGGAAAGTGATTGGAACCCCCTTCGCTTCTCGTCTTGTCCCTCCCGAGTCACCAATTGTAAACGCAGGAGCTTCTGCTTCTTCTCCGCTTGGCCAAAATAAGCTCCGAAGTTCCAAAAGTAGGAGGTAAAAGGACCCCAAAATTCTCTGGATTGCTTTCTTCCCCTGCACGCATCGCTATCGGAGGCATCTTCATtggaaaaagattttttttttttttttttttttgccatacaGTCATCAATCATGGTGCTTTCTTGACccccctttttccccttttgcgGGACGATTGCAGTGCATTTTTGAGCTTGGAGCTTGCCCGGAGAATCGATTTCGGAGTCGGCGGAGGTGATGTCAGGCCCCCTCGATCGATTTGCTAGGCCATGTGAGTATGAAGTGTTTCTTTTCTATGGACCAAATCGATCGATTTGCTGCGAATTAGTAGATGTTATTAATTCCTTTTGCTCCCTCCTCGTATGTGTTTGGTTTCTTTGATGTTCTAggatttaaataaatatgtatctGGATGATTATGCTCCTCGATTAGACTCTTACTGGAGGGCATAATGATACATTGTTGTTATAAGGTTATAGGTTTTGGGGCTAGAAACCCCCCAAAGTAGtttgttataaaaaaaaaaaaactcaacacaGAAATTGATTGTTTTGCAAATTATCCAAGTTTTGCCTGATCTCATTAGAGGGCATTATAGCTGATGTTTGAAGCTGATCATCTTCAAGGAAACCACAAAAAGGAAACGAGTCATTTAATGCAGATAATCGACGTATAAGGATGCTGCTGTATGCGAACCAATAAATTCATAGATCATTCAACCAATCCATGTCCCAATTATTGCCCTGCGCTGCTTGTGGCTATGAAGATCTGTTGAGTGTTAATACCTATATTCACATACTGTTTTTGTTGAGCATTAAGGTGATTGCATAGGTTCCAGTTTTAGTTCCCTGTAAAAGCACCATTTTTTGTCTAGTCCAGCCCACATATTAGTAACTGTTGTTACGCAAAATTAGCTTTCTTTGCTTTGATTTGGAGATGGAAAATTGAGATGCTACTGCCCGTGCAGGTTTTGAAGGGTTCATACATAATGATGAAAGGAAAGAGAGCAGATCTGATGCAGACAACTCAGAAGGAGATAAGAAGACTAAAATCGGCTCTTTCAAGAAAAAGGCCATTAACGCGGGGAATAAATTCAGGCATTCCCTTAGAAGGAGAAGCAAAAAGAAGAACGAAAATCGGGTTTCTATTGAGGACATAAGGGATGTTAAAGAGCTTCAAGACGTTGAGACATTTCGGCAATGTTTAATTGATGAGGATTTGCTGCCACAACAGCATGATGATTATCACATGATGTTGAGGTACAACACTTACTCTTCTCAGGGGGTTGATTTGACTTTATGCTGCATATACCAATTACCTATAGGTGCTCAAGGGGCTGTCACGAGAAGAAAGTGGTCATCATTTTAGTTGACTGAGATTCTCATTTGATCTCATTCACATACAGGTTCCTGAAAGCGCGGAAATTTGATGTTGAGAAAGCAAAGAATATGTGGTCAGACATGCTTAGATGGAGGAAGGAATTCGGGACTGACAAAATAGAGGTAAAGCTGAAGTTTAAAAGGCATTACTGTAATAGGTTAGTAAAATCGGTGTTGCTTGGAGTAACTACTAACTTCTCATTTTGTCCCTTCTTGGCCCTGTACCTCAGGAATTTGACTACACTGAGTTAGACGAAGTTATGAAGTATTACCCACAGTTTTATCATGGGGTGGATAAAGAGGGAAGACCTGTCTACATAGAGTTAATAGGAAAAGTTGATGCAAACAAGGTAGTGCAAGTAACGACTATAGATCGGTACGTGAGATACCATGTCAAGGAGTTTGAGagatgtttccatatgagattTCCAGCTTGCTCAATTGCTGCAAAAAGGCACATAGACTCATGCACTACTATTCTGGATGTGCAAGGCGTGGTATGTAGCATTATATTATAGCTAAACATGGTTTGTAATATTAAAGTCACATTGGTAAGAGTTAATACTTGGCTACTGAGTTCTTCTATGTAAATTAAGGGATTCAAGAACTTCTCGAAATCTGCGAGGGAACTAATCACACGATTGCAGAAGATCGACAGTGACAACTACCCAGAGGTAGGTAGTTCTGTCTTGGATTATGGATGACAAATTTCAATTCcagtatttgaaaaaaaaaattcaatgaaaTATTTCCGTTActtattttacaaaattcaaaAGATGAAATATACTTCCTTCCTGTCATTATCTTTATCTTGGCCCAAGTCGACAATCCCTAATGCATTGTGGATGCTGCTGCAGACATTGTGCAGGCTGTACATAATTAATGCTGGCCAGGGCTTCAAGATGTTATGGAGCACAATAAAATCATTCCTTGATCCAAAAACTGCTTCCAAGATTCATGTGAgtaatgtttttttattgatttgatTGCATCATTCTTGAGTGATTTGGTATATAGATAATAATTAccctttatcttttcttttgaaGCTTCTTGGGAACAAGTACCAAAATAAGTTACTTGAAATTATCGATGAGTGGTCAGTATCGTTAATCTTGTCCATATGTTTTTGTTGTTGGCTTCCATCCTAATTTCTGTTTGATACATGCATTCAGTGAATTGCCAGAATTTCTTGGTGGCAAATGCAAGTGTGATGAATATGGAGGTTGCCAAAGATCTGACAAAGGTCCTTGGAAGGATCCGAACATTATAAAGGTTGGTAATATCCAGCCACAACAGCCCCCAAACCCTGCACCCAAAAAAACCCCACATGAAATAAATACCaaagaagaaaggagagagggaaaaACATTCAATATGTATTGCATGCACACAATTATTGACTGGACATCTTCTGTTGCTAATGCGCTGTGTCTAATTTGTCCAGAGGGTCCTGAATGGCGAAGCTAACTATGGCAGGCAAATTGTGACCATATCAAGCACAGATGGAAAGATAATTGGTTATGCTAGGCCAGAGTATCCAACTGTAAGTCTATAAGAATCTTGGGTGTAGAAATTTCTAGAAACATCATATTCAGTCTTCAGTGAGTACTTATTCTGTTATCCTACTGAAGCAGAGAAAAGGTAGTGATGCATCTGCTGAGTCTGGGTCTGAAGTGGAAGATGTTACATCTCCTACTGCATCAAGGAACCTGATTACCAACCCTATTTTGACCCCTGTTCACGAGGAGGCAAGTGGTTAACCCTGTTCACTTTATAGTGTATAATTAGAAACCCGATACTTCTGGCATAATCTACATCACTAACATAACCAATCGAAGATCGACTGACGACGCCACGAGGACTTCAAAATTATTGATTTCAGATCACCAAATTATGATAGTACTGTGAACATTCGAATGGCACTGCACCCTTTTTTTTCCAGTTGCAtctagtaaaatggacttttaaCCAGTATGCTTCCCAAAGAACCATGGAACGTATCTTTGGGCtacaccttttttttcttttatgttcTTGCCACTTTTGTTACTGTGTACCTGTTGTTTATAGGTGACATCTGTTGCTATTTCCAGTCAAAATTGTCTGCACATGCTTCCACATCTGCTGCTCATGCTACTATTGAAGAAAGCATTCCTGTTGTTGACAAGGTTGTGGATGATGGATGGGTCAGTCCCAGAGCTAGTTCAACAGCTTCTTCCGCAGGTCTTCAACATTGCTATATGATTCTTTTCTTTACTGTAAAGTTCTTGCGCAAAGTTACTATAATTCTTTTCTacttttaatttaaaaaatttattcactCCTAAAGTTAGTCCATGTGTGTTCCCACCAAGACTCTGCCATTCATAAATACCAAAAGTAGCTGCAGATGTACTCATCAAGTCATAAACTTTTTTACCACTATACCAATGTGTTCATATCAACATTGAGATATATCGGTTGATTACTCAGttctttgccttttcttttccaaaaaGGAACGCCTAAGACCCCAGCTTACAACATATGGTGAAATGTTTTCTCTGTTTTTAGGATGTAGTTCTCAAAATTACACCAACATGTGATACATATGCAAGTATCATTTTGGATTTTCGTGAGCTGAACCCTGAACTTTTGATATGCAACACCAGGTTCATTATCATTGAGAAATTTGCCTGTCACATTTGAAGGACTTCGAGCTCAAATTATCACATGGCTGACAGTCTTGATCATGAGTCTTTTTGCCATGCTTTGTTCTGTCCCGAGCAAAATGGCTAGAAGGATCTCAAATCAATCCATTAAGCATGACGACTATTATGTTGAGTATCCGCAAGAACAAGAGTATAAGGAAGAATTCCGACCTCCGTCTCCTGCTCCGTCTTACACAGAAAAGGATGTACTTTCATCTATGCTAAGACGGCTAGGTGAGTTGGAGGACAAGGTTCAGGTGCTTGAAACAAAGCCGTCTGAAATGCCATTTGAAAAGGAAGAATTGCTCAATGCAGCTGTCCGCCGTGTGGATGCATTGGAAGCTGAGTTAATTTCTACAAAGAAGGTAGGCTTGTTTTGTTCAAACCTGCAGTTTTACGTCTTTGATCTCAACTGGCACAAACTAAAATTGTCTGCTACTCCACAGATAATTGTATATGTTAgatgtgaaaatatttttagtcCTTTTGAAGTAATATAACAAGGTGATGAACTGTCTACTCCAATTTCCATGAGCAGGCCCTGTATGATGCTTTGATGCGACAGGATGAGCTGCTGGCGTACATTGACAAGCAAGAGCTGATCAAGTTTCGTGTATGTTACTGTTCTACTTTGCTTTACTTCTTGCTTTTCTATCTTTTGAGATAATTCATGCGTTAACGGTTCCGTTCCTCCAGCCTCCCAACTTCTGGTCATTACCTTGTTAACGTAATCTGGTACTCAGTCCCATCTAATGTGCGTCACTTCTTATGCCTTTTGCAGAAAAAGAAATTCTGCTTCTAAGAACTGAACACGGAGCAGCTGTTCTTCATGCGCATAGCATAGCCGTTCGTGTATATTGGATTACGGcaaatatgtatgtatgtattttgtttgtttgtaaAAGCATGTAATTAGTATAAAAAATAGGCGTGACGTGCGCCTTCTCTCCCCTACGCCTTTCATGTTTCGGGTTCTTCAGGGGTATTGGAATTCGATGAGGACCTGGCCTCAGTTGTAAACTTGCAAGTTGCTGCGTAGCCGATTGTGTGCTGATTGCTGTAAATGAACTGCGTGTGCTCTTGTGCTACGCATGTGCTGTTTTAGTTTTGGTTATGTGTGGTATTTGCAGTGGTTGTATGAGACTTGCTCAGCTTTGTTGAATGTTTCGTCCATTCAGGGCTCCCCTTGTTTTCGGTTGATCAGTTGCACCGAGTAACACGCCACTTATCTATCAAATTCAAATCTGCTTACTCCAATCAAATTTGCAAGCCTTTTGAACGATGCCAAATGTTCTATGTAAAACCGATCCGATAGAAAATCACACCAATAATTATGAATGCTGaaaatttggattttttgtGAAATTGGCAAAATCAAAGTGTTTAGCATattgatgatattgtgtgaATTAACGTGGATCAAGTTTGAAGAACTTGTGTTTGGAATTGATTGTTGGTTTTTTCCCATGTGCAGATATGTTATGAGGGCATAGTCAGTGACAAGGAAGATCAACGGGACGTTCGAGTTAAGAAACGTGCATATAAGATAGATTATATCATAAGATATACATGGAGATGTACAATCTATGGTGTGAAGGATCGCGTGGCGTATGACGTGAAAGGATTTATATATTCCATAGACACAACGGTGCATGTGCGCAttggaaaaaggaaaggagaaaaACGGCACAAGCGCGCACTGAAAGGCAGTCGGCCTGGTGTAGCTCCTGTGCTCAGTCCAGCACTGTGCACGCATGATCAGGAGTTGACGGCCTGCGGAGGTGCGTACACGGAAGACCAGGTGAGCAGTGGCCCAGTCGGGCAAGGTATAGACGGGCGCACGCGGCCCAGGACGGCGAGGTGGTCACGCGAGCCGGCCCCAGCGCGTGCGGCAGAGCGCGGGCGCGCGAGAAGGCGAGTcagggatttttttttgtttatatatattttgtttaatatttataaaattacacgTCCGTTTGAAAAAATCACAGAAATATGCTACCGTTGTCTGTCTATCGGATGAGATGAAGGTCTAGTCGGATGAACGGGCGACACCTTTTAAGCCCTACTTGTCAAGTAATAAAAAACCGATGGACATACGGGGTTTATAAGGTCTCGCTCGTTCGGTGGATGAAACCTTAATCTTATCTGATGGATCAGCGAGATCTTATTTCAGTACACCAAAACATATCACCCATTGATCGGACCAATAATTTTCGTGTGCACTGTTCATATAGCCATGTCAGTGTATATGTTCATgtgttttcatattttttatttaaatcttgattttatttggggcacatgagtgatctaaaaattctaaatatttttatgagtaaactagagctcattagtaacctattttaattagtttgataaaaaaattaagccaatatttaattaaaattctccaaacagcctacttttataacttatagaaatttttaatgccttaaataaattctaaaaaaacaggaaaaaattcactaatattcttatcatacatgtattaatttataaaatattttcaactctagattatttggtaaaaaagtgaattactctgtaatgctccatttatttGTGTTTTATCATTtctatgatattctctttttaattcaatttgatattttctttttaattcaatttgaatttaaataaattcaaGATGCACTACTTTTGTAAATTGATTGTGCatcttgaatttatttgaattcccATTGGTagtctctctttttttagaaGCCTGCAATAGCAAACACCATAAAGAAAGGACTCCAGGCCAATGAAAACTCGACCCAAATGTGAGTGTGTTCGTAAGCCATGACtactaaggtagtgtttggttcgtggaACGGGGTGGGACGGAGCGGTTCCATCTTATTTTTGAACTGTTTGGTTAGAGTTCAGTGGAACGGGATGGTTCTGAATCagagaatattcttcaaagattcgggACAGATCCGTTCCAAAAAAAAGGCTGAACGCAGCCATCCCACTTGGGACGGGTCACTGACAGTGAGCCCAA includes:
- the LOC133929339 gene encoding phosphatidylinositol/phosphatidylcholine transfer protein SFH8-like isoform X2; translation: MSGPLDRFARPCFEGFIHNDERKESRSDADNSEGDKKTKIGSFKKKAINAGNKFRHSLRRRSKKKNENRVSIEDIRDVKELQDVETFRQCLIDEDLLPQQHDDYHMMLRFLKARKFDVEKAKNMWSDMLRWRKEFGTDKIEEFDYTELDEVMKYYPQFYHGVDKEGRPVYIELIGKVDANKVVQVTTIDRYVRYHVKEFERCFHMRFPACSIAAKRHIDSCTTILDVQGVGFKNFSKSARELITRLQKIDSDNYPETLCRLYIINAGQGFKMLWSTIKSFLDPKTASKIHLLGNKYQNKLLEIIDECELPEFLGGKCKCDEYGGCQRSDKGPWKDPNIIKRVLNGEANYGRQIVTISSTDGKIIGYARPEYPTRKGSDASAESGSEVEDVTSPTASRNLITNPILTPVHEESKLSAHASTSAAHATIEESIPVVDKVVDDGWVSPRASSTASSAGSLSLRNLPVTFEGLRAQIITWLTVLIMSLFAMLCSVPSKMARRISNQSIKHDDYYVEYPQEQEYKEEFRPPSPAPSYTEKDVLSSMLRRLGELEDKVQVLETKPSEMPFEKEELLNAAVRRVDALEAELISTKKALYDALMRQDELLAYIDKQELIKFRKKKFCF
- the LOC133929339 gene encoding phosphatidylinositol/phosphatidylcholine transfer protein SFH8-like isoform X1, producing MSGPLDRFARPCFEGFIHNDERKESRSDADNSEGDKKTKIGSFKKKAINAGNKFRHSLRRRSKKKNENRVSIEDIRDVKELQDVETFRQCLIDEDLLPQQHDDYHMMLRFLKARKFDVEKAKNMWSDMLRWRKEFGTDKIEEFDYTELDEVMKYYPQFYHGVDKEGRPVYIELIGKVDANKVVQVTTIDRYVRYHVKEFERCFHMRFPACSIAAKRHIDSCTTILDVQGVGFKNFSKSARELITRLQKIDSDNYPETLCRLYIINAGQGFKMLWSTIKSFLDPKTASKIHLLGNKYQNKLLEIIDECELPEFLGGKCKCDEYGGCQRSDKGPWKDPNIIKRVLNGEANYGRQIVTISSTDGKIIGYARPEYPTQRKGSDASAESGSEVEDVTSPTASRNLITNPILTPVHEESKLSAHASTSAAHATIEESIPVVDKVVDDGWVSPRASSTASSAGSLSLRNLPVTFEGLRAQIITWLTVLIMSLFAMLCSVPSKMARRISNQSIKHDDYYVEYPQEQEYKEEFRPPSPAPSYTEKDVLSSMLRRLGELEDKVQVLETKPSEMPFEKEELLNAAVRRVDALEAELISTKKALYDALMRQDELLAYIDKQELIKFRKKKFCF